A window of the candidate division KSB1 bacterium genome harbors these coding sequences:
- a CDS encoding Gfo/Idh/MocA family oxidoreductase: MAKNVDILVVALGGYGLVYLEGLLDRKMDPDVTIVGGVDPEPERCTRLTELQALGVPIFRSLEEFYGFHKADLAIISSPIQLHCPQTCLCLAHGSHVLCEKPLGATVQEGWEMLRARDVAGRFVSIGYQWSFTSTIQELKQDIRKGEFGAPVRLKTIALWPRDESYYRRNDWAGRQRDNQGRWVLDSPANNALAHYLHNMLYLLGERKDGSATPAWVIAELYRANDIENFDTFAARIHTDQGVEILFYGSHAVEEEVGPLISYEFEHATVTYAGWHSEFVARWRDGRQKNYGAPDAHYLDKMWQATASVRTGERPLCGIEAAMAHTVCINGMHESVPEVTPFPAEIVLVKGEPGKRLTYVPAVNQGLLQAYGRNALPSEIGVPWAVRGKEVRLIGYRSFPQADAQGSASA; this comes from the coding sequence GTGGCAAAGAACGTGGACATCCTTGTCGTTGCGTTGGGAGGCTATGGACTGGTGTACCTGGAAGGGCTTCTTGACCGGAAGATGGACCCAGATGTGACCATAGTCGGTGGCGTTGACCCAGAGCCCGAGCGGTGTACCCGGCTCACCGAACTGCAGGCCCTGGGTGTGCCCATCTTCCGCAGTTTGGAAGAATTCTACGGTTTTCACAAAGCGGATCTGGCCATCATCTCGTCGCCCATTCAGCTCCACTGCCCCCAGACATGCCTGTGCCTGGCGCACGGGAGCCACGTTCTTTGCGAGAAACCTTTGGGTGCCACTGTCCAGGAAGGCTGGGAGATGTTGCGTGCGCGCGATGTGGCAGGCAGGTTTGTCTCCATCGGCTATCAGTGGTCGTTCACCAGCACCATCCAGGAACTGAAACAAGACATCCGCAAGGGAGAATTCGGGGCGCCCGTCCGCCTAAAAACCATCGCCCTGTGGCCCAGAGATGAGAGCTACTATCGGCGCAACGACTGGGCCGGGCGACAGCGGGATAACCAAGGCCGTTGGGTCTTGGACAGCCCCGCGAACAACGCGTTAGCCCACTACCTGCACAACATGCTCTACCTGCTGGGCGAGCGGAAGGACGGCAGTGCCACCCCCGCGTGGGTGATTGCCGAGCTGTACCGCGCAAACGACATTGAGAACTTTGACACCTTTGCCGCCCGGATTCACACCGACCAAGGCGTCGAAATCCTCTTCTACGGCTCACACGCCGTGGAAGAGGAGGTGGGGCCGCTCATCTCCTACGAATTTGAGCACGCTACCGTGACTTACGCCGGCTGGCATTCTGAGTTCGTGGCGCGTTGGCGCGACGGCAGGCAAAAAAACTACGGCGCCCCGGACGCGCACTACCTGGACAAGATGTGGCAGGCGACCGCCTCCGTGCGCACGGGGGAGAGGCCCCTGTGCGGAATCGAAGCCGCTATGGCCCACACCGTCTGCATCAATGGCATGCACGAATCAGTGCCCGAAGTTACGCCGTTTCCTGCAGAGATCGTGCTTGTGAAAGGAGAGCCCGGCAAGCGCCTCACCTATGTCCCGGCGGTGAACCAGGGGCTGCTGCAGGCCTATGGGCGCAACGCTCTGCCCAGCGAAATAGGGGTGCCGTGGGCTGTTCGCGGCAAGGAGGTAAGGTTGATCGGCTACCGGTCGTTTCCGCAGGCTGACGCACAGGGAAGCGCATCCGCATGA
- a CDS encoding uroporphyrinogen decarboxylase family protein: MTSKERVLATLAGEEPDRVPTGEFAIDFDTVEKLLGHETYLRAKAKSQIAFWEGRHDEVAESYLRDHIELHRKLELDIVTFPMATWEIPPETDDPPPRRVDEVTWEDRYGRVYRYSPITADITCIKDPVLEKTEFRPEMFAAPLEVPKRDERSWAILDGVIQEFKDQKFICGPSGGEIGIVFLGGLERGCMELADNVEAVKAATQQLFEQQMAADRVLVHPDSDAVLWAADFAHKGGPFISPHLFRELFLEANKLRVRQIHEVFGKKVMKHCCGNVHALLDAFVEIGYDAYQSIQPTAGMDICELKKSVGKVLTLWGGVAVEHLVSGTPKDVRRDVQRAMACARQGGRFILGSSHSIAVGSRYDNFLAMLDEYHKLCAY, from the coding sequence ATGACGTCCAAGGAGCGTGTGTTAGCCACGCTGGCTGGCGAAGAGCCCGACCGCGTCCCCACCGGGGAGTTTGCCATCGACTTTGACACGGTGGAGAAACTCCTTGGGCACGAAACCTATCTGCGCGCAAAGGCCAAATCCCAGATCGCCTTTTGGGAAGGCCGGCACGATGAGGTGGCCGAAAGCTACCTGCGCGACCACATCGAGCTGCATCGCAAGCTGGAGCTGGACATCGTCACTTTCCCCATGGCAACGTGGGAGATTCCCCCGGAGACGGACGACCCTCCGCCGCGCCGTGTGGACGAAGTGACGTGGGAGGACCGCTACGGGCGCGTCTACCGCTACTCGCCCATCACCGCGGACATCACCTGCATAAAGGACCCGGTCTTGGAGAAGACCGAGTTCCGCCCGGAGATGTTCGCCGCACCGCTCGAGGTGCCAAAGCGAGACGAGCGCTCCTGGGCCATCTTAGACGGGGTAATCCAGGAGTTCAAAGATCAGAAGTTCATCTGCGGGCCCTCAGGAGGGGAAATAGGCATCGTCTTCCTCGGCGGATTGGAGCGCGGCTGCATGGAGCTGGCGGACAACGTGGAGGCCGTCAAAGCTGCCACACAGCAACTGTTCGAGCAGCAGATGGCCGCCGACCGCGTGTTAGTGCACCCGGACAGCGACGCCGTGCTCTGGGCCGCTGACTTTGCGCACAAGGGAGGGCCGTTCATCAGCCCGCATCTTTTCCGGGAGCTATTCCTGGAGGCAAACAAGCTTAGAGTTCGGCAGATTCACGAGGTGTTCGGGAAGAAGGTCATGAAGCACTGCTGCGGCAACGTCCATGCTCTCCTGGATGCATTCGTGGAAATCGGCTACGACGCGTACCAGTCCATCCAGCCCACCGCTGGCATGGACATCTGCGAGCTGAAAAAGAGCGTCGGCAAGGTGCTGACCCTGTGGGGAGGCGTGGCCGTGGAGCATCTGGTGAGTGGTACCCCCAAGGACGTGCGCAGGGACGTGCAGCGCGCCATGGCCTGCGCCAGACAAGGAGGGCGATTTATCCTCGGCAGCAGCCATTCCATCGCCGTCGGTTCGCGTTACGACAACTTCCTGGCCATGCTGGACGAATACCATAAGCTTTGTGCCTATTGA
- a CDS encoding alpha-mannosidase has protein sequence MCVKGKKRLHLVCNAHMDPVWLWEWEEGAAAAIATFRTAADLLDEFTGFVFNHNEAILYRWVEEYEPELFRRIQGLVRAGNWHIMGGWFLQPDCNMPSGESLVRQILVGKSYFREKFGVEPTTAINFDPFGHSRGLAQILAKAGYDSYLFCRPDSTFCTLPAENFWWEGYDGSTVLASRVESFYNSPLGGARRKVETWMAEHPSEEVGIVLWGVGNHGGGPSKIDLEQLSALMQEVRETEIVHSTPEAYFRELRTRAESFSVRRRDINPWGVGCYTSMARIKQRHRRLENELFMVEKMATTAAAQGLLPYPEEELRDALLDLLTSEFHDILPGSSIQPVEEASLRLMDHGLEILSRVKARTFFALAKGQPKAAEGEIPVLVYNPHPFPVRETVECEFQLADINWDQTLFTEIEVLHQGRPLAAQVEKELSNLSIDWRKRVVFTVELAPSQMNRFDCRPKLVPAKAREQLRERDGKLVFTTPAMEVTINTRTGLIDRWRVGEVDYLQKGAFRALVIDDNEDPWGMRVRRFRDVVGKFALMSGAQAAQFAGVRQKTLKPVRVVEDGPVRTVVEACFAYGSSAICQRYKLPKQGSEIEVELRVYWGETNRMLKLSIPTPFAQGRFLGQVVYGMDELPANGDEVVAQKWLAVVDEQNRRALTCVNEGTYGADYWRGELRLSLLRAPAYSGHPIEERPIVPQDRFTPRIDQGERLFRFWLTAGSASQRLMAIHREALVKNERPYALSFFPPGEGKLPGPGVRVDGPAVLVTAIKKAEQGDGLIIRLFEPTGQARTTRVELPWVPLAADVHLRPFEVKTLLFRPEARRLVEVDLLEREIVRP, from the coding sequence ATGTGCGTGAAAGGGAAGAAGCGACTGCATTTGGTGTGCAACGCACACATGGACCCGGTGTGGCTATGGGAGTGGGAAGAAGGCGCGGCCGCAGCAATCGCCACTTTCCGCACCGCAGCAGACCTGCTCGACGAATTCACCGGCTTTGTCTTCAATCATAACGAGGCGATTCTCTACCGCTGGGTGGAAGAGTACGAGCCGGAGCTCTTTCGGCGCATCCAGGGGCTGGTGCGCGCGGGCAACTGGCACATAATGGGCGGCTGGTTTCTGCAGCCGGACTGCAACATGCCCAGCGGCGAATCGCTGGTCAGGCAGATTCTGGTGGGCAAGAGTTATTTTCGCGAAAAGTTCGGAGTGGAGCCCACCACGGCCATCAACTTCGATCCTTTCGGGCACAGCCGGGGGTTGGCACAGATTCTGGCCAAGGCAGGCTATGATTCCTACTTGTTCTGCCGCCCCGACTCCACTTTCTGCACCTTGCCCGCGGAAAACTTCTGGTGGGAAGGGTACGACGGGTCGACGGTGCTGGCCAGCCGGGTGGAGAGCTTCTACAACAGTCCCTTGGGAGGGGCGCGCCGCAAAGTAGAGACCTGGATGGCCGAGCACCCCTCTGAGGAGGTGGGGATCGTCCTTTGGGGCGTGGGCAACCACGGAGGCGGGCCTTCAAAGATCGACTTGGAGCAACTTTCGGCACTCATGCAAGAGGTGCGCGAAACAGAGATCGTGCATTCTACCCCTGAGGCCTACTTCCGCGAGTTGCGGACACGCGCGGAAAGTTTCTCTGTGCGCCGCCGCGACATCAACCCGTGGGGCGTAGGGTGCTACACCTCGATGGCCAGGATTAAGCAGCGCCACCGTCGGCTGGAGAACGAGCTTTTCATGGTCGAGAAGATGGCCACAACGGCAGCAGCGCAGGGCCTTCTGCCCTATCCGGAGGAGGAACTCCGCGACGCGCTTCTTGACCTGCTGACCAGCGAGTTCCACGACATCCTGCCCGGCAGTTCCATTCAGCCGGTGGAGGAGGCCTCGTTGCGCCTCATGGACCACGGCTTGGAAATCCTCTCGCGGGTCAAGGCGCGCACCTTCTTTGCCTTAGCCAAGGGGCAGCCAAAGGCCGCGGAGGGCGAGATCCCGGTGCTGGTCTACAACCCGCACCCGTTTCCGGTGCGCGAGACTGTGGAGTGCGAGTTCCAGCTGGCCGACATAAACTGGGATCAGACCCTATTTACCGAGATCGAGGTCCTGCACCAAGGAAGGCCTCTGGCTGCACAAGTGGAAAAGGAGCTGAGCAACCTGAGCATCGATTGGCGCAAGAGGGTGGTGTTCACTGTAGAACTGGCGCCAAGCCAGATGAACCGCTTCGACTGCCGTCCTAAGCTCGTGCCCGCCAAGGCTCGAGAGCAGCTGCGCGAGCGCGACGGCAAGCTGGTGTTTACGACTCCGGCGATGGAGGTCACCATCAACACGCGCACTGGCCTCATCGACCGCTGGCGTGTGGGGGAGGTCGACTATTTGCAGAAAGGGGCCTTTCGCGCCCTGGTCATCGACGACAATGAGGACCCATGGGGGATGCGCGTGCGGCGCTTTCGCGACGTGGTAGGCAAGTTTGCCCTCATGAGCGGGGCGCAGGCGGCGCAGTTTGCTGGCGTGAGACAGAAGACACTGAAGCCGGTCCGCGTGGTCGAAGACGGGCCTGTTCGCACGGTGGTCGAAGCCTGTTTTGCCTATGGGAGCTCCGCCATTTGCCAGCGTTACAAACTGCCCAAGCAGGGGAGCGAAATCGAGGTCGAACTCCGCGTCTACTGGGGGGAGACGAACCGGATGCTCAAGCTTTCCATTCCCACGCCGTTTGCGCAGGGACGCTTCCTGGGCCAGGTCGTCTACGGCATGGATGAGCTCCCCGCAAACGGGGATGAAGTGGTGGCGCAGAAGTGGCTGGCAGTGGTGGACGAGCAGAACCGCCGTGCGCTCACCTGCGTGAACGAGGGCACTTATGGGGCGGACTACTGGCGTGGGGAGCTGCGGCTCTCGTTGCTGCGCGCACCGGCCTACTCCGGCCACCCCATCGAAGAGCGGCCGATTGTACCCCAAGACCGTTTTACTCCGCGCATTGACCAGGGCGAGCGGCTGTTCCGCTTCTGGCTCACCGCCGGCTCCGCCAGCCAGCGCCTGATGGCCATCCACCGGGAGGCGCTGGTCAAGAACGAACGCCCCTATGCGCTCTCGTTCTTCCCGCCCGGGGAGGGAAAGCTGCCAGGCCCGGGGGTGAGGGTCGACGGTCCGGCCGTGCTGGTGACCGCAATCAAGAAGGCCGAGCAGGGCGATGGACTAATCATCAGGCTCTTCGAACCCACGGGTCAGGCGCGCACAACGCGCGTTGAACTGCCCTGGGTGCCGCTGGCGGCGGACGTTCACTTAAGGCCCTTCGAAGTGAAGACGCTTCTTTTTCGCCCCGAGGCGCGCCGGTTGGTGGAGGTCGACCTGCTGGAGCGAGAAATCGTCCGACCATGA
- a CDS encoding cysteine hydrolase: MQGIDCRRGSEQLAGCLAGFLRGDMNRRAFLTTVSWAAASLMAMRAKVLARPNLGKRARATRQSSGPLLELKGEYYRHYPVDFSQGKLGARGFLGWGQTVPVVVPVAETALVAMHIWNVGVHPVLPFAPQGPAGPVMEMLEWAARSVAITREVIPPVLAGARAAGVRVIHVASDESYARRYPGYHRAMALAGPEPPGLPTARRPEQEPYPDSEKGKLLFGPRFPEAVEWYGERLDFPEVAKPQGDEYVALTTHQLNAVLRELGIWQLIYVGFAINWCLWFSPGGMVDMSRLGYRCSCIKEAVTAVENKESVRGELHKQEALWRTSLMFGYVHSAADFVAACNRVARRKVAKEG; the protein is encoded by the coding sequence ATGCAGGGCATCGACTGCCGGCGAGGCAGCGAGCAACTCGCAGGCTGCCTCGCCGGTTTTCTGCGGGGTGACATGAACCGACGTGCCTTTTTGACCACTGTGTCCTGGGCCGCTGCGTCCCTGATGGCGATGCGAGCCAAAGTCCTCGCCCGACCGAATTTGGGCAAGCGGGCGAGGGCCACACGACAGTCCTCTGGTCCCTTGCTGGAGCTGAAAGGAGAGTACTACCGCCACTACCCGGTGGACTTTTCGCAGGGGAAGCTTGGCGCGCGCGGATTTCTTGGCTGGGGCCAGACTGTTCCCGTCGTTGTGCCCGTTGCCGAGACTGCCTTGGTCGCCATGCACATCTGGAATGTGGGTGTTCACCCGGTGCTGCCTTTCGCGCCGCAGGGCCCAGCAGGGCCAGTCATGGAGATGCTGGAGTGGGCTGCGCGTTCCGTTGCCATCACGCGCGAGGTGATTCCGCCTGTGCTCGCGGGTGCGCGCGCCGCGGGGGTGCGCGTGATCCACGTGGCCTCGGACGAAAGCTATGCGCGCAGGTATCCAGGCTACCATCGGGCAATGGCACTGGCTGGCCCGGAGCCGCCTGGTTTGCCCACCGCCAGACGCCCGGAGCAGGAACCGTACCCGGATTCGGAGAAAGGCAAGCTCCTCTTCGGCCCGCGCTTTCCAGAGGCGGTGGAGTGGTATGGCGAACGCCTGGACTTCCCCGAGGTGGCCAAACCTCAGGGCGACGAGTATGTCGCTCTGACCACGCACCAGCTGAACGCAGTACTGCGCGAGCTTGGCATATGGCAGCTCATCTACGTGGGCTTTGCCATAAACTGGTGCCTGTGGTTTTCGCCAGGCGGGATGGTAGACATGTCACGGCTGGGCTACCGCTGTTCCTGCATCAAGGAGGCAGTGACGGCGGTGGAGAACAAAGAGAGCGTGCGGGGTGAACTGCACAAGCAAGAGGCTCTGTGGCGCACGAGCCTCATGTTCGGCTACGTGCACAGCGCTGCCGATTTCGTCGCCGCGTGCAATCGTGTGGCGCGACGCAAGGTAGCGAAAGAGGGATAG
- a CDS encoding PorV/PorQ family protein has protein sequence MKVSRTVGLVLVFLLLVASVAAAGQLRKPGIDGAAFLKIGVGARMVALGSAATTIYGDPNQIFWNPAGIQTDAGKTLVGLNYNKWLIDIDHTALAVTHGFGDLGSFGLGVIYMGMSDLAADRDLAPPGYTEPVPEEPGLGRYDTYNYYDLAVTLGYSKQFTDRFRMGLSGKYIRESIDNVAAQAWAFDFGAVYETGFRDLTFGARINNVGSDLKFYAIGASLPLYFAIGASMSVAKEENTALKAFVDLTKPKDCPQLYFVGGEWTLYDKLALRAGYKFNYSGFQDELTRLKQTDEGASFGAGLALPISGMNLWLDYAFTQFTTFDNTHRFSLRFQF, from the coding sequence ATGAAGGTGTCAAGAACCGTAGGCCTCGTTCTGGTGTTCCTGCTCCTGGTGGCCTCTGTGGCGGCCGCCGGGCAGTTGAGGAAACCGGGCATCGACGGCGCCGCGTTTCTGAAAATCGGTGTGGGCGCACGGATGGTGGCTCTGGGTTCTGCGGCGACCACCATCTACGGCGACCCCAACCAGATTTTCTGGAACCCGGCGGGTATCCAGACCGATGCCGGGAAGACGCTCGTTGGGCTCAACTACAACAAGTGGTTGATTGACATCGACCACACCGCGCTGGCCGTGACCCATGGCTTCGGCGACCTGGGCAGCTTTGGCCTCGGCGTCATCTACATGGGCATGTCGGACCTTGCTGCAGACCGCGACCTGGCCCCCCCGGGCTACACCGAACCGGTGCCTGAAGAGCCAGGGCTTGGCCGCTATGACACGTACAACTACTACGATCTGGCGGTCACGCTGGGCTACAGCAAGCAGTTCACCGACCGCTTCCGCATGGGTCTTTCGGGCAAGTACATCCGCGAGAGCATCGATAACGTGGCGGCCCAAGCCTGGGCGTTCGACTTTGGCGCCGTGTACGAGACGGGCTTTCGCGACCTAACCTTTGGCGCGCGCATCAACAACGTGGGCAGCGACCTAAAGTTTTACGCCATCGGGGCCTCGCTGCCGTTGTACTTCGCCATCGGCGCTTCTATGAGTGTGGCGAAGGAGGAGAACACCGCGCTGAAGGCGTTCGTCGACCTCACCAAGCCGAAAGACTGCCCGCAGCTGTACTTCGTGGGCGGCGAATGGACGCTCTACGACAAGCTGGCGCTGCGTGCCGGGTACAAGTTCAACTACTCCGGTTTCCAGGATGAGCTGACGCGGCTGAAACAGACCGACGAAGGCGCATCCTTTGGGGCCGGCCTGGCGCTGCCCATCTCCGGCATGAACCTGTGGCTGGATTATGCATTCACGCAGTTCACCACGTTCGACAACACGCACAGGTTCAGCCTGAGATTCCAGTTCTAA
- a CDS encoding TonB-dependent receptor produces MHKRILQLALLVPIVLVLSLAAAVPVFAVTGKIAGRVTDADTGEPLPGVNVIIEGTTMGASTDLQGRYFILNVPAGVYSVKASFMGYTAVTKTGVRAVTGLTTELDFQLSPTVIEGQAVTVVAERPLVEKTLTQSKTTMEAQELDHRLPVGSYRDLVETAASTFSGYVRGGRKYETRYLVDGVDVSDTYFSGGTGAFGTLDVGHVYQAFRRSELRETAMTEMLSSAIQELNVYAGTFTAEYPTASAGIVNMVTKSGGQNYSGKIFVRGTPLDKIEHFGTNPYYMKDSKKDAQDKILQIGYFDERNTLAASSQIKDQRSAQLYTWNEQLCRDKYYYDPDDSVGLGRSYEVEGNLSGPLPFTGGKGGFFLTGRYQNLRTSAMPFDLDKRIVSSLKLHYDFTKDMRVTLYGQVDDGGKLFNFVNWKFNPKWLYYMEGAPRYKDLGLVAYAKWTHTLSPKTFYEIQISQSNKTSELGYPDDNGDGYCDIDEKGDFIDFDSREEYLRYVGGVTKTDPATGITYIDWTTVNGYVGNFLNENPDAVLGPRDPRRTFFYSAIDQTYMENKVNFWTTGGLFRPRYPAALYSRTTRNVSTIKGDLTSQITYNHQIKTGFQFRYHYVDVDNKQAELGGAGHQYPMECFHLDKHTFYPKEFGFYLQDRIEYVGMIVNVGARVDGYDNDTRRFVNDFHPWDYIADATGALWELRPVRGGKVGWKWFFSPRLGVSHPISDRMAMHYSFGKFIQYPNFASLYTDYNFTNYSASPSMTTVWVDQEPMRSTAYEIGLQWAPVLDIALDAVVYYRDVENYGNRLWGLTPYKGQGLYIRSSWGHADSRGIELTIEKRRTGFWSGRVTYAYSYIKAAQVRTGNDPTQLTAFSARTDSANYGQLPLKWADYYPYREDNIVLRETENPLAGGFDRTHRFGATLMFYLPLDFQLSAVGNAMSGFKYLPTENIDLDPWFAVSPKMREGPWNYWLNLRLTWEGKLAGIRFRPFVQVDNVTNKENILAYNRTPFYENIDQQIFELGRDRKPKTGDEGDPKGYWNVPFDWLGRPLYGPARQIWAGLEIGF; encoded by the coding sequence ATGCACAAACGCATCCTACAACTGGCGCTTCTTGTTCCCATTGTCCTGGTCTTGTCGCTGGCAGCGGCCGTGCCTGTGTTCGCGGTCACCGGCAAGATTGCTGGACGGGTGACGGATGCCGACACGGGTGAGCCGCTGCCCGGCGTGAACGTCATCATCGAAGGCACGACAATGGGAGCCTCCACTGACCTGCAAGGTCGGTACTTTATCCTCAACGTCCCCGCAGGCGTCTATTCCGTTAAGGCATCATTTATGGGCTACACGGCCGTGACCAAGACCGGCGTGCGCGCGGTGACTGGGCTGACCACTGAGCTCGATTTCCAGCTCAGCCCAACCGTCATCGAAGGCCAGGCGGTCACCGTGGTTGCCGAACGGCCCTTGGTGGAGAAGACCCTCACCCAGTCCAAGACCACCATGGAAGCCCAGGAGCTGGACCACCGCTTGCCCGTGGGCAGCTACCGCGACCTGGTGGAGACGGCAGCGAGCACCTTCAGCGGCTACGTGCGCGGCGGCCGCAAGTACGAGACCAGGTACTTGGTGGATGGCGTCGATGTGTCCGACACGTACTTCTCGGGTGGCACCGGCGCGTTCGGCACTCTGGATGTTGGGCACGTCTACCAGGCGTTCCGGCGTTCCGAGCTGCGCGAGACGGCCATGACGGAGATGCTGTCGAGCGCCATCCAGGAACTGAACGTCTACGCCGGCACCTTTACCGCTGAGTACCCCACCGCTTCTGCTGGCATCGTGAACATGGTCACCAAGTCTGGTGGCCAAAACTACAGCGGCAAGATCTTCGTGCGGGGCACGCCTCTGGACAAGATCGAGCACTTTGGCACCAACCCTTACTACATGAAGGACAGCAAGAAGGACGCGCAAGACAAAATTCTTCAGATTGGCTACTTTGACGAGCGGAACACGCTTGCTGCTTCGTCGCAGATCAAGGACCAGCGTTCTGCGCAGCTGTACACATGGAACGAGCAGCTGTGCCGGGACAAGTACTACTATGATCCCGACGACTCGGTGGGCCTGGGCCGCTCCTACGAGGTTGAAGGCAATCTGAGTGGACCGTTGCCTTTCACCGGTGGTAAGGGCGGCTTCTTCTTGACAGGGCGCTACCAGAACCTGCGCACTTCCGCCATGCCCTTCGACCTGGACAAGCGCATCGTCAGCAGCTTGAAGCTGCACTATGATTTCACCAAGGATATGCGCGTGACCCTCTACGGCCAGGTCGATGATGGCGGCAAGCTGTTCAACTTTGTCAACTGGAAGTTCAACCCGAAGTGGTTGTACTACATGGAGGGTGCGCCCCGCTACAAGGACCTGGGCTTGGTGGCGTACGCCAAGTGGACCCACACGCTGTCGCCAAAGACGTTCTACGAGATCCAGATCAGCCAGAGCAATAAGACCAGCGAGCTCGGCTACCCGGATGACAACGGCGATGGCTACTGCGACATCGACGAAAAGGGCGACTTTATCGACTTCGACTCGCGGGAGGAGTACCTCCGCTACGTGGGCGGCGTAACCAAGACCGATCCGGCCACCGGCATCACCTACATCGACTGGACCACGGTCAACGGCTACGTGGGCAACTTCCTCAACGAAAACCCTGATGCTGTGCTCGGGCCGAGGGACCCCAGACGCACCTTTTTCTACAGTGCCATCGACCAGACCTACATGGAGAACAAGGTCAATTTCTGGACCACTGGCGGCCTGTTCCGTCCGCGCTACCCGGCAGCGCTCTACAGCCGCACCACGCGGAACGTGAGCACCATCAAGGGCGACCTGACCAGCCAGATCACCTACAACCACCAGATCAAGACCGGATTCCAGTTCCGCTACCACTACGTGGATGTCGACAACAAGCAAGCGGAGCTCGGTGGCGCTGGTCACCAGTACCCGATGGAGTGCTTCCACCTGGACAAGCACACGTTCTACCCGAAGGAGTTCGGCTTCTACCTGCAGGACCGCATCGAGTACGTGGGTATGATCGTCAACGTCGGCGCGCGGGTGGACGGCTATGACAACGACACGCGGCGCTTCGTGAACGATTTCCACCCCTGGGACTACATTGCCGATGCGACCGGCGCGCTCTGGGAACTGCGCCCGGTGCGTGGCGGGAAGGTGGGTTGGAAGTGGTTCTTCAGCCCGCGCTTGGGTGTGTCGCACCCGATCTCTGATCGCATGGCGATGCACTACTCCTTTGGCAAGTTCATCCAGTACCCGAACTTTGCCTCGCTGTATACCGATTACAACTTCACCAACTACTCGGCCTCTCCGTCGATGACCACGGTGTGGGTGGACCAGGAGCCTATGCGCTCCACGGCGTACGAAATCGGCTTGCAGTGGGCGCCGGTTCTGGACATCGCCTTGGACGCGGTGGTCTACTACCGCGACGTGGAGAACTATGGCAATCGGCTGTGGGGATTGACGCCGTACAAGGGTCAGGGACTCTACATCCGGAGCTCCTGGGGCCATGCCGACTCGCGCGGCATCGAGCTGACCATCGAGAAGCGTCGTACCGGCTTCTGGTCAGGGCGAGTCACCTATGCCTACTCCTACATCAAGGCGGCCCAGGTCAGGACGGGCAACGACCCGACGCAGTTGACCGCTTTCAGCGCCAGGACCGACAGCGCGAACTATGGTCAGCTGCCGCTGAAGTGGGCGGACTACTACCCGTACCGCGAGGACAACATCGTGCTGCGCGAGACCGAGAACCCGCTGGCAGGAGGCTTTGACCGCACCCACCGCTTTGGCGCAACGTTGATGTTCTACCTGCCGCTCGACTTCCAGCTGTCAGCAGTGGGCAACGCCATGAGCGGCTTCAAGTACCTGCCCACGGAGAACATCGACCTCGATCCGTGGTTCGCAGTCAGCCCCAAGATGCGTGAGGGCCCGTGGAACTACTGGCTGAACCTGCGGCTCACCTGGGAAGGGAAGCTGGCAGGCATTCGTTTCCGGCCTTTCGTCCAGGTGGACAACGTCACCAACAAGGAGAACATCCTGGCCTACAACCGCACGCCCTTCTATGAGAACATCGACCAGCAGATCTTCGAGTTGGGGCGGGACCGCAAGCCCAAGACCGGTGACGAAGGTGACCCGAAAGGCTACTGGAACGTGCCTTTCGACTGGCTGGGCCGTCCACTCTATGGGCCAGCGCGCCAGATCTGGGCCGGTCTGGAGATAGGGTTCTAA